A single window of Planktothrix serta PCC 8927 DNA harbors:
- a CDS encoding DUF29 family protein: protein MVQELTDLRNCILEQRYQDALEIIDELEEMGKQAILRNIESFLVRLFIHLLKNQVEKRLTNSWIASISDSIIQIKKLNLKAHKNSYYIQSTEWKPYLEEAIEQAIRPASIEILGGSLKSTQLSAMIEQNGLLNIAQKLLDLTYEYPVKDLPHRIDQELAQLPGGQDWFDPL, encoded by the coding sequence ATGGTTCAAGAACTCACTGACTTAAGAAATTGTATTTTAGAACAACGTTATCAAGATGCTTTAGAGATTATTGATGAACTTGAAGAAATGGGAAAACAAGCAATTCTGAGAAACATAGAATCTTTTTTAGTTCGGCTGTTTATCCATTTGCTCAAAAATCAAGTTGAAAAACGATTAACGAATTCTTGGATAGCTTCAATATCAGATTCTATCATCCAAATCAAGAAACTTAATTTAAAAGCTCATAAAAATTCTTATTATATTCAAAGCACTGAATGGAAACCTTATTTGGAAGAAGCAATTGAGCAAGCCATTCGTCCTGCTAGTATAGAAATTTTAGGAGGCAGTTTAAAATCGACTCAACTATCAGCAATGATTGAGCAAAACGGATTATTAAATATTGCCCAAAAACTACTTGATTTAACTTATGAATATCCGGTTAAAGATTTACCTCACCGCATTGATCAAGAATTAGCTCAATTACCAGGAGGTCAAGATTGGTTTGATCCGTTATAA
- the uvrC gene encoding excinuclease ABC subunit UvrC, which translates to MSSIITLPLVKDPERLEKQLRDIPPVSGVYLMRDHQDNILYIGKSKKLRSRVRSYFREQHHHTPRISLMVQQITEIEFIVTDTEAEALALEANLVKQHQPHFNVLLKDDKKYPYLCITWSEDYPRIFITRKRRLGNQKDRYYGPYVDTRVLRNTLHLVKRIFPLRQRPKPLFKDRPCLNYDIGRCPGVCQLLISPEDYRKIVQKVAMIFQGRSTELMDHLTEQMEQAAEELNFEMAAKIRDQIQGLQSLNAEQKVSLPDDRVSRDAIALAANSKQACVQLFQIRAGQLVGRLGFTAAVPTELKLTEMGLILQRVLEEHYQTVDTVEIPSEILVQYELPDESILTDWLSDRKGKKVTILTPQRQLKAELIEMVERNAEYELERVQKLSDRNTAAMEDLAEILDLLDIPHRIEGYDISHIQGSDAVASRVVFIEGLPAPQYYRHYKIKNPTVQAGHSDDFASLAEVIQRRFRDYFTSTDKPDLIMIDGGKGQLSAVVAVLQEMNLLEEIRVVSLAKQREEIFLPGESFPLETDPEQPGVQLLRRLRDEAHRFAVSFHRNKRSERMKRSRLDDIPGLGHHRQKLLLAHFRSIDYIRMATLEQLAEVSGIGSKLAQQIYDYFH; encoded by the coding sequence ATGTCATCGATTATAACTCTTCCTTTAGTTAAAGACCCAGAACGTTTAGAAAAACAGTTACGCGATATTCCTCCGGTTTCTGGGGTGTATTTGATGCGAGATCATCAGGATAATATTCTTTATATTGGCAAGTCTAAGAAATTGCGATCGCGGGTTCGTTCTTATTTTCGAGAACAACATCATCATACCCCCAGAATTTCTTTAATGGTGCAACAAATTACCGAGATAGAATTTATTGTTACGGACACAGAAGCGGAAGCCTTAGCGTTAGAAGCCAATTTAGTTAAACAACATCAACCCCATTTTAATGTTCTCCTCAAAGATGATAAAAAATACCCCTATTTGTGCATTACTTGGTCGGAAGATTATCCGCGAATTTTTATTACCCGAAAACGTCGTTTAGGAAATCAAAAAGACCGTTATTATGGCCCCTATGTGGATACAAGGGTATTGAGAAATACGCTGCATTTAGTTAAGCGAATTTTTCCCCTGCGTCAACGTCCGAAACCGTTATTTAAAGATCGTCCTTGTTTAAATTATGATATTGGTCGCTGTCCGGGGGTTTGTCAACTGTTAATTTCTCCCGAAGACTATCGAAAAATAGTTCAAAAAGTGGCGATGATTTTTCAAGGTCGATCAACGGAACTGATGGATCATTTAACCGAACAAATGGAACAAGCTGCTGAAGAATTAAACTTTGAAATGGCTGCAAAAATTCGAGATCAAATTCAAGGGTTACAATCTTTAAATGCCGAGCAGAAAGTCTCTTTACCCGATGATCGAGTCTCCCGCGATGCGATCGCACTAGCGGCTAATTCTAAACAAGCTTGTGTGCAATTATTCCAAATTCGAGCCGGACAATTAGTCGGACGATTAGGGTTTACCGCCGCCGTCCCGACCGAGTTAAAATTAACAGAAATGGGGTTAATTTTACAACGGGTTTTAGAAGAACATTATCAAACGGTTGATACTGTTGAAATTCCCAGCGAAATATTAGTTCAATATGAATTACCCGATGAATCTATTCTAACAGATTGGTTGAGCGATCGCAAGGGAAAAAAAGTAACAATTTTAACCCCCCAACGCCAACTCAAAGCCGAGTTAATTGAGATGGTAGAACGCAATGCGGAATATGAATTAGAACGGGTGCAAAAATTAAGCGATCGCAATACCGCAGCGATGGAAGATTTAGCAGAAATTCTGGATTTACTCGACATTCCTCACCGTATAGAAGGTTATGATATTTCCCATATTCAAGGGTCAGATGCTGTTGCTTCCCGTGTCGTATTTATTGAAGGTTTACCCGCCCCACAATACTATCGTCATTATAAGATTAAAAACCCCACGGTTCAAGCCGGACATTCCGATGATTTTGCCAGTTTAGCGGAAGTAATTCAGCGACGGTTTCGAGACTATTTTACCTCAACAGATAAACCGGATTTAATCATGATTGATGGGGGAAAAGGTCAACTGTCGGCGGTGGTAGCTGTATTACAAGAGATGAATTTATTAGAGGAAATTCGAGTAGTTAGTTTAGCCAAACAACGAGAAGAAATCTTTTTACCTGGAGAAAGTTTTCCCTTAGAAACTGATCCCGAACAACCGGGGGTTCAATTATTAAGAAGATTACGCGATGAAGCTCATCGGTTTGCGGTTAGTTTTCATCGGAATAAACGCAGTGAACGAATGAAGCGATCGCGTTTAGATGACATTCCAGGGTTAGGACATCATCGTCAAAAATTACTATTAGCCCATTTTCGTTCTATTGATTATATTAGAATGGCAACCTTAGAACAGTTAGCTGAAGTATCAGGAATTGGCTCAAAATTAGCCCAACAAATTTATGATTATTTTCATTAA
- a CDS encoding PAS domain S-box protein: protein MSQAEKHHFLSRFRGSILSPNPRFFSLAKQLRSSLLFVGLISALTSGGLLIYLSYESQMKQLQSLQSERSQVIAYQINNYIDDLQRKLSYLARVKGLTDLTPDIQQNLIEGLVRHNEAYHLVAILNRQGEVITSILTDDQTLRKNYTDSPLFIRAFKQEEDYVGTIEFDPHDRKYKMVMSVPIRDNLDRIDGVLFAEIDLGFLSFVLSQTQVGQTGYVYVVDERNRVFTTPENKSKIFKIQNLKNPKIIESIQDILDNKKLKINHYLGLKNVEVLGATSVIPSVNWSLVVELPITEAYAPIYQMIFVMGGTVILITGFAIGISIFHSRQIILPLKKLTQAALQISQGDLKTQVDVQCSNELGVLATTFNQMTTQIDELFAAIEKERNFIAAILDIAGALVVLLDAKGRIVRFNRAFEQTTQYTFDEIRNRYVWDVFLDPDEAPKVKANFTFLLIDQFPKYYEACWITKNGEQRIISWSDTILLNEAKEIDYIVSVGVDVTEQRNAEQALRNSEKRYATLAEVSPVGIFHTDNQGNCLYVNQRWTEIAGLNLEEAMGKGWSLAVYSEDQIRVYQDWENCAKNQVLFGSEYRIQRPDGKITWVYGQAAAEMNSQGEVIGYVGTITDITDRKQAEEAMRQAKEEAEIALTNFRQAQTQLIQAEKMSSLGQLVAGVAHEINNPVNFIYGNLIHAQEYTETLLNFIKVYQNHYPDPPPEIIDFAEDSDLEFLIEDMPNILNSMKMGANRIREIVLSLRNFSRLDEAEMKAVDIHQGIDNTLLILHNRLKEKSQHQAIQIIKKYDNIPLVECYAGQLNQVFMNLISNSIDALENWGHNSSVQQPRHNQGRITVQTELLDQQWVRIKIADNGMGMSENVKSNLFNPFFTTKPVGKGTGLGLSISYQIIVEKHKGSIQCNSELGQGTEFIIEIPLHQH from the coding sequence ATGAGTCAAGCGGAGAAACATCATTTTTTATCTAGGTTTCGGGGTTCTATTTTATCCCCCAACCCGCGATTTTTTTCCCTAGCCAAGCAACTCCGTAGCAGTTTACTCTTTGTCGGGCTAATCAGTGCTTTAACCAGTGGCGGATTATTGATTTATCTGAGTTATGAATCTCAGATGAAACAGTTACAATCTCTACAAAGTGAGCGATCGCAAGTTATTGCTTATCAAATTAATAACTATATAGATGATTTACAACGAAAATTAAGTTATTTAGCACGGGTTAAAGGGTTAACAGATTTAACCCCGGATATTCAACAAAACTTGATAGAAGGATTAGTTCGTCATAATGAAGCCTATCATTTAGTTGCTATTTTAAACCGTCAGGGAGAGGTGATTACATCTATACTCACTGATGATCAAACTTTAAGAAAAAATTATACAGATTCTCCCTTATTTATTCGAGCTTTTAAACAAGAGGAAGATTATGTAGGAACTATTGAGTTTGATCCTCATGATCGGAAATATAAAATGGTGATGTCTGTTCCCATTCGAGATAATTTAGATCGAATTGATGGCGTTTTATTCGCTGAAATTGACTTGGGTTTTCTCAGTTTTGTTCTGTCTCAGACTCAAGTGGGTCAAACTGGATATGTTTATGTTGTCGATGAACGAAATCGAGTCTTTACTACTCCTGAAAATAAATCTAAAATCTTTAAGATTCAAAATTTAAAAAATCCTAAAATTATTGAGTCAATTCAAGATATTTTAGATAATAAAAAATTAAAAATAAATCATTATCTAGGGTTAAAAAATGTAGAGGTTTTGGGGGCGACATCAGTAATTCCTAGTGTTAATTGGTCTTTGGTCGTTGAACTTCCGATCACAGAAGCTTATGCTCCCATTTATCAGATGATTTTTGTCATGGGGGGAACTGTGATTTTAATTACAGGTTTTGCTATTGGTATCAGTATATTTCATAGTCGGCAAATTATTTTACCCTTAAAAAAATTAACCCAAGCTGCATTACAAATCAGTCAAGGAGATTTGAAAACCCAAGTTGATGTGCAATGTTCTAATGAATTAGGGGTATTAGCCACAACTTTTAATCAAATGACGACTCAAATTGATGAGTTATTTGCAGCCATTGAAAAGGAACGAAATTTTATTGCTGCTATTTTAGATATTGCAGGGGCATTAGTGGTTTTACTAGATGCTAAAGGTCGGATTGTTCGATTTAACCGAGCCTTTGAACAAACAACCCAATACACTTTTGATGAAATTAGAAATCGCTATGTTTGGGATGTGTTTTTAGACCCAGATGAAGCACCTAAAGTTAAAGCCAATTTTACTTTTTTACTCATTGATCAATTTCCTAAATATTACGAAGCCTGTTGGATCACAAAAAATGGAGAGCAACGAATTATTAGTTGGTCGGATACAATCTTACTCAATGAAGCCAAAGAAATTGACTATATTGTCAGTGTTGGTGTAGATGTAACAGAACAACGAAATGCAGAACAAGCGTTGAGAAATAGTGAGAAACGTTATGCAACATTAGCTGAAGTTTCTCCGGTGGGAATTTTCCATACAGATAATCAGGGAAACTGTCTTTATGTTAATCAGCGATGGACTGAAATTGCTGGATTAAATTTAGAGGAAGCGATGGGAAAAGGTTGGTCTCTTGCGGTTTATTCCGAAGATCAAATTAGAGTATATCAAGACTGGGAAAACTGCGCTAAAAATCAAGTTTTATTTGGGTCTGAATACCGTATACAACGTCCTGATGGCAAGATTACTTGGGTGTATGGTCAAGCGGCGGCTGAGATGAATTCTCAGGGAGAAGTTATTGGTTATGTTGGTACAATTACTGATATTACTGATCGCAAACAAGCAGAAGAAGCCATGCGACAGGCGAAAGAAGAAGCCGAAATCGCATTAACTAATTTTCGCCAAGCTCAAACGCAATTAATTCAAGCTGAAAAAATGTCGAGTTTAGGTCAACTTGTGGCCGGAGTTGCCCATGAAATTAATAACCCGGTTAATTTTATTTATGGTAACTTAATTCATGCTCAAGAATATACGGAAACTTTATTAAATTTTATCAAAGTTTATCAAAATCATTATCCTGATCCCCCCCCTGAAATTATTGATTTTGCCGAGGATTCGGATCTAGAATTTTTAATTGAAGATATGCCTAATATTCTCAATTCTATGAAAATGGGAGCCAACCGAATTCGAGAAATTGTTCTTTCGCTTCGGAATTTTTCTCGGTTAGATGAAGCCGAAATGAAAGCCGTTGATATTCATCAAGGAATTGATAATACTTTATTGATTTTACACAATCGTTTAAAGGAAAAATCCCAACATCAAGCTATTCAAATTATTAAAAAATATGACAATATTCCTTTAGTTGAATGTTATGCTGGACAATTAAATCAAGTGTTTATGAATTTAATTTCTAATTCCATTGATGCTTTAGAAAATTGGGGTCATAATTCCTCTGTCCAACAACCTCGGCACAATCAGGGTCGAATTACAGTTCAAACTGAACTGCTTGATCAACAATGGGTTAGAATTAAAATTGCAGATAATGGCATGGGAATGTCAGAAAACGTTAAATCTAACTTATTTAATCCCTTTTTTACCACCAAACCCGTCGGAAAAGGAACAGGGTTAGGATTATCGATTAGTTATCAAATTATTGTTGAAAAACATAAAGGTTCAATTCAATGTAATTCAGAACTAGGTCAAGGAACTGAATTTATTATTGAAATTCCCCTACATCAACATTAA